From the Caloenas nicobarica isolate bCalNic1 chromosome 2, bCalNic1.hap1, whole genome shotgun sequence genome, the window AAGCtcataaaaaagcaaaccacatCAGAATCTGTTTTCAGCCTGATTCCCTAATGTACAGCAAGATAGGCATTGAGCACTTGGGTAGGCCTCAAattagctttgttttgtttacccAAAATCAGTTTAGTGAAACCACACACTTACAGCCACTCCGCTGATCACAATAAATTATGGTCTACCCATCCCTTTCCACAGCACCTGCAGTCATCCAAATCTCCCTGCTATCTCACCAGCTATCTGCGTTCTGGCTTCTGAACCAAAAATCAAGCTCTGCTTAGCACCCACTTGTAACTGCATTCCCAGCTACCCAGGCTGAGGTTTTGGGACTGGAGCTGCAGCCTCCCGAGTTTCGTCTTCATGGTTTTTCACAAATCCAGCACTCTTCTAAAATCCCATTAAATTTTTGGACAGGAAATTGAATCCTGCTCATTTACAAACCAAGTTTTTAAGCACGTGAGCAGAGACAGGATGATCAGCATCAATAGAAAATCCACATGCCTAGAATTAAGCATGTCCCTTAACACATTTCTTGTAGGAACTTAACCTTGGTAAAACCACGAGAAGCAGCTACCCATTACCCGTAATCAGCAATTTAAGTCTTTCTTGAATAGTAAAAACTGAGTACTAGGTGTATTTTTGTTATACCCCTGAAGTCAATCCTGATATTTGTCAAAAAAGGGTGGCTTAGGTCCTtgcagttttttttttaaatcccctacagttgtgggggttttttttcacattatatGGACTAGTGAATAGGAAAGAGTCTTTGTTTAGCCAAAGTTTCATGCCTATGCTTCATTATTTGGACTGCAAAAGCACTTATATATCCCAGGAAGTAAGATTCATGCTGAAGtacatgaaatacattttacaggagtaaaaaaatgtattgGGAAACAGAACTGGGTCCACAAACTGTTGTACTTAATTTAGCTTCAGTGAGCAAACAACTTCTTCCTTACACAAAGAAATCCTAGAACGTAGATTTTTAGTTCAAAGTGTACTGAACAAAGCCGGTGGAAAGGAATCATTTGGAAACCATGTGGATATTTTAAGGGCACTTTTTACTATTTGCCAAAATTACCAGCACTTTGGGTTTTCCTGATAGAAGTGTTCTTCATAATGATCCTCACGGCAGGCTTATGAATTGGTTGAATCATCTTGTAACTACATCTACTGCCATCCAGAGGTAATTGGCAAAAGTTTGAAGAGTTAAGTTAATGGTATCACTAATGGTATCTAAGTTAATGGCATCACTAACCGTGAGACACAAATACTGTACATTAGAGCAGTTCCTATCAAACACAAAAGCTGTAGCCCAGCTGAACAGAAACTACAAAAGTTAAGTAGGAtaattctttattcttttccaacagaaaaacaaaaccaatggTATATCACATCGATATTGTAGTTCTTTCAGTGCATCACATTTATCACACATTATGCTTTCTATTAATCTTTTGGACAAGCGTTTCTGCAAATCACACTCTGCCATCTTATGCTTTTCATGTAGACTTTAACTGTGgtttaaaaaccacaaaacaaaatcctgcaGTTTTCTTCACCCCACAGAAAGCCTGGACTTTGCCACAGCATCCAATTTCTGTCTGGTCGTCTCACAGTAGAGAACATAAGCAAACACTAAGGAATTAAGCACATACCCACATGCCATCACTCCTGTATTACTACTGCCCATactgaagagagagagaacCTCATGGAAAGAGGGAGCAAGGATTAAATTGTTTAAGCATCCACGTATTGTGAGTGCCCACAGTAAGGGATAGCTGCTTTCAAGTCCTATGGCTGAGCACCCACAAATCCAGTCACAGGCAGTTAAAGAAATGCAGTATTTGAGATTCCGAAACTAGGAACCCAAAAGCAGAGATGACCAAAATGAATAAGCATTTCTAAAAATTCATCCTTAAAAAATTTACTGCAAAAGCGTGTTAGCAAAGATGGAGCAAACATGAGATAATAAAAACATAGACTTCCTAACAGCTTCTTCTATAATTCCACATTGATATCATCCTTTCATCTTTCCAAAAGCCCGAATTTTCGGCAGTGCACACACATGCCTATTCGCTCACAGGAAGCTGTGTGCCTGCTAGTAATTCTCAGCTCTAAAATGGGAGTTATAAGCTCAAATCATGGCTATGATTACTACGGTGAGCACCTCAGAAGCCACTTCTGACAGGGGGATAGGTCCCCAAAATATCCATCGCTGTATTTACAAATCCTGTTTGGTTTACAAATCCATTCAAATATTCTTCCAACCTTCCCAACCACACTGCAAAATCACAAACTCAGAAATGTCGTGTCTGAATAATACCCCATCGCTACATACAGCAGCAACGATTTTGTAGTCAAGCTTCACCAACAGGCAACACTGTGCTGAGGAAACGTGAACCAGAGTCAAATGAGGCTCCTTCTTCAGTTACGTCCTGCCCTTACAGGACAAAAAGTTCGGTGTTGTTGGTAAAGCAAACAGATATTTCTTTCCTCTACACAATAGGAGGTCTATACAAAGACTATGAAATTTCTGCTTGTAATAATAAAATCTGACTCTGTCAAGGCCTGCAACAAAACTATCCAAGACTTCGGCTTGGTCAGGGTTTCTCCCATGTTCTTGAGAAGCCTGAATCCTTGAAATTATGCAAGAAGCTTTTTCAGAACTATTCTGTAAACAGATATTTAATTgatttatttgtgctttttgaaataatttaaagaatgTGTTGTAACATCTACTTGTGACAAGTTTCAAAGACTTACTCATTTTGCTGAAAGTCTGATtttcataaactgaaaaaaagagagaaagcattTACAGATTTCCTCCATTTATCATAATTGTCACTGTTCAATCACGTATGTTGAGACTAAATACACAAGATCAATTCATTGTCTCCAGCAATGAAACGCATCcgtaaaaggagaaaaaaagccattaaaaaaatcacctttggACTCTGTCCAAGACCAAGTGTTGAGTTTCCTGCCACTACTCCAGTAACGATAAGGGTGCCCCTATCAGACTTTTATCACAAAATAACACTGAAGCAAATGTAGTAAGTGAACGGTCTCGTTTACTGTGTTGGGACCACTTGTACAGTAGGTAACCATTTCTGCAATATATAAGAAGGCTGGAATTCAGGTCTAAACAGCAGTTGCaagaaagtgatttttcatCTGAGattcttttttgccttccttaTGCGGTTCACGTGGGTTGGAAGACCAATTTCTGGCACATGTCACTTCTGCTGTTCCTGTGATATACAGTAATCACAAACTCTCAAAGCAACTTTGGAAGCGTAGTAAATATTACCAATTATGTCCTCTCAGTCCCAGATATTTACCTGAAGGGTTCTGGACTTTGTACAGATATATACCAACAGAACTCGAAGAGTTACGTGTGTAAGGATCAAACAGGCGGGTACAAGGTTCAGCGTAAAGGTACTGACCATGCTGCCGAAACAGCGGACCTGGCTTATGCAggtaaaaaatacagatatatgACTAAATCTAAATATTTCAAGTGCATCTTTTCAAAGAACTGTCTTCAATCTTATCTGTAGTTCCTGGTGAGAGTATGAGGTGTCCAAGAAAGGGAACAAAATATCAGCCAGCACTATGCCATCTTGTGGTAAACGGGAAAACTGTCTATGCCATCAGACCTGGGCTTAAATGCATAGGGACTCTGTGCTCCATGGTATTTGAATCATACTCAGAACTGCTGACATGGTGTTAGGAAATAGACTGCCTTAGTTTACTGAAAACTTTCCTAACaatagaaaaagcaaagcctttATCATAGTTAGGATTACAAAGTACAAGCTGTGATACCCTAGGATTTGAGAATCAGCTATTCGTCTTCATTTTACAAGGAcggcattttattttcatttcaacaaTACTGCTGCGGCATTATACTCTGAATAATTTCCATCACTTCAAACATCATATAAAGGCAGAGATATGGTATAACTTAGCAGAAAGTTGTATTTAGAATAAAATCTCCCATTACTTTCCTTGGCTACAGTTAAGCGCTATCACGAGCTTGTTTTTAGGACATCAAGCATCAGCTCAAAATGTCATAGCCACACAAGCCATATCACTGTATAGCTATAAAAGGATTCTTCCACAgctcatttgtttaaaaatagcgCAGAGGTATCTTTGACCCAGCTGACCTTTGGGTGCATGCAGTATCACTTGATCACCTCACTTATCATCACGCCTGATGCAACATCTGCCAGGTGATCCTGCTTTCCAAACactgctcctcctctcccttctctgcGGGGACACTCGCCCTCCAGATCTGTGTTGATCTCTGTGGAGCTGGAACACAGTATGTGAATTTTGGTCCCACTTACAGGTGCTGCTCTATGGCAGTAGCCGCCAGACATAAACAGTAAGTTACCATAAAAACCCAACCCCACgactgaaaatgtattttccgGTTTCTCAGCCTCGGGCCTCCTCAGTGTGCGAGTGCCCGGGCGCACCAGCGCCAGAGAGGCCACTGTTGCACCAGCTGCTCTTGGCCTTTGCCTCCCCTCAGGCACAGGCCCCTTCCACACGTTCTCCGCCGCGGCCCCACTCGTGACAGCGGCAGGAGCTGCGTCGGGGCCGCCCCGGCCCACACGCGGCCCCAGCCCGAGGGTCGCTGGGGGTTTCAGTCAGTTCGGCGGCAGGCGTCTGCCCCCAAGTCAGGGCGGCAGGCGTCTCCTGGCAGGAACGAGAGGCACTGACGGGCGGTGACGCTCCAGCAGCCGGGAGAAGGCGCAGGGGCGGCCTGCGGGCAGCACCGGCCCCTCCCCGCCGCGGACTACAGCTCCCGGCAGGCACCGCGCTGTTCCGGGCGCGGAGGCGCGGGTTCCGGCGCGCTGAACCGGAAAGGCTGCGCGGCACCTCCGGGAGCGGCTCCCACGtgcggagcgcggcgcggcgcggcccggcgAGCCCGCCGCCATGGCGGCCGCGCGGGTGGAGGACGTGCTGGCGGCCGCCGAGGAGCAGGAGGCGGAGAAGCGGCGGAGCGTCACGGTGGAGAAGGAGCTGGAACTGGAGTTCGACCTGGGCAACCTGCTGGCGCTGGACCGGAACCCGCcgccggcggcggggctgcgcggggccgGCCCGCGGCGGGAGGCGCAGCTGCGGGCGCTGGCCCGCGACAACACGCAGCTGCTGGTGGCCCGGCTGTGGCAGCTGCCGGCCGAGCGCgccggcgggccgggggggccgctgGTGGCGCGGCTGCCCGAGCCCGCGTTCCGTCTGCCGCGGGAGaagccgccgccgcgcccgcgGCCGCCCACCCGCTGGGAGCAGTTCGCGCGGCTCAAGGGCATCCGGCGGCGCAAGCGGACCGCGCTGGTGTGGGACGAGCAGGCCAAGGAGTGGCGGCGCCGCTGGGGCTaccggcgggcgggcggcgacCCGGCCCGCGCCTGGCTGGCGGAGGTGCCGGCGGGCGCGGACCCGCAGGAGGACCAGTTCGCCCGGCTGCGGCGGGAGAAGCGGGAGCGGGTGGCGCGCAACGAGCTGAACCGCCTGCGCAACCTGGCCCGCGCCCACCGCGCCGCGACCACTGTCCCCGCCGCGCCCCTCCACCCCACCGGCCACCAGAGCCGGGAGGAGCTGGGACACGTTGCCCGCGTCGCCCGCGTCTCCACCGCCTCGCTCGGCCGCTTCCAGCCCCggctgcccaaggagccggCGGAGCCGCCGTCCCGCAGCGGCGGCAAGAAGCGCCGCTTTGAGCCGCTTCTGGGCAACCTGGCCGCTGAGCGTGGccggcagctggagctgctgcgggACATGAACAGCAAGAAGCCGGTCCTCGACATCACCCGCGCCGTCAACAAGCAGCTGCGGCAGGAGGAAGCCGAGGCAGCCGCTGCCAAGGGCAAGAAGCagtcacagcgggggaagcgtGGCCGCCGGCGGCAGCACGTTGGCCGCAGCGGCAAGAAGAGCGGAGcccggcggcagcagcagcagcgtcctGCAGGCAgtggcaccagcagcagcaagaggaagaaGGCATGAGGGCTGGATGGACTGCATGGAGCTGGGCATGCCGACTGAGGCATGGAAAGGGACTGTCACTGCCAGCCTCCTGCCTGGTGCTCTATTCCCACGCCTGTTTGTCAATAAATATGCTCTGGCATTTCTAAAATGTCCTGTGTTTGGCTCTTGGCTGACAGCCCCGTAGGGCAGCATTCTCTGCTCTGTCCTAGGGGAGCTGGTGGTGTCTCAAAGGGGGTCTGGAGCCCCAATGTCCTGCGGTTTGGGGGTTTCACAGGGACAGCCAGGTGATGTTGCTTCATGGCTGCAGCATTTCCAGGCAGGACTGAAGCTGAGCAAAGCTGT encodes:
- the RRS1 gene encoding ribosome biogenesis regulatory protein homolog, giving the protein MAAARVEDVLAAAEEQEAEKRRSVTVEKELELEFDLGNLLALDRNPPPAAGLRGAGPRREAQLRALARDNTQLLVARLWQLPAERAGGPGGPLVARLPEPAFRLPREKPPPRPRPPTRWEQFARLKGIRRRKRTALVWDEQAKEWRRRWGYRRAGGDPARAWLAEVPAGADPQEDQFARLRREKRERVARNELNRLRNLARAHRAATTVPAAPLHPTGHQSREELGHVARVARVSTASLGRFQPRLPKEPAEPPSRSGGKKRRFEPLLGNLAAERGRQLELLRDMNSKKPVLDITRAVNKQLRQEEAEAAAAKGKKQSQRGKRGRRRQHVGRSGKKSGARRQQQQRPAGSGTSSSKRKKA